One Lucilia cuprina isolate Lc7/37 chromosome 4, ASM2204524v1, whole genome shotgun sequence DNA segment encodes these proteins:
- the LOC111680576 gene encoding E3 ubiquitin-protein ligase hyd isoform X2 — MASMQFVLQPLPGTDEQFIDRLREVSDKVNKFGFGTHRIFEQLKIPVKEVVIGPNHIGVLLEDGKAFRVAFSINTERLDLSKNDSSKSGNNTTNASNNSKASAPSSSRQLARSRARLMRTTGRSSSGGQGSGSRSTGVIIGGSSSSRPLVTVPATYVPEELISQAEVVLQGKSRNLIIRELQRTNLDVNLAVNNLLSRDDEDAEDTEEGGDNYVPEDLISLLDNGFHGDNNSVIIDPSDGLFTEEIFSNYSSIRNLLFDRIRSERNQSNAGSSDSNQTRASGSGSNVLTGASSLSAQISSVSAEREAFSRWRDRQCYVPRRWLNKDDYVWDKEGDAKKKDPSSMSSPIWISEELQPWPDKNNTLKFKKIAAIYSEFIAISDVGELHQWRWADPEPYKSEVENIFHPKTITLNLTEKIELISANFIRCTVVTESNRVATWMDEQLGYIGAKLEHAATSFSEFVMDPIVSVNVCSLFTAVRTENSNVYWWGVLPFDQRRYLWEKYRNKAKKPFKAVASDISVGTQVIMKKCPKYQTGSIGFTCANGVPKVGQLLNSVWDPNDFCRFKIINVTSVPCNDKTQLSGTSPSTSTATLTLDKEITKPLTGQSSSSSKSSSSNKETTDRIDMPPPPSPASSTCSDTGSVTSHKRTKRMATKDDNVDAKNDEELWQLKDVVFVEDKIGPIGKVLKVDGEFVAVRFPVTSAQSPMAATTSASSSAGGTVPTEGKEDDWQQCRLLRREDVQVYKTAMTSRGPDWLQKQPKKINISHGSDPSAFQLLSLAVDLRGIHVVKKLGNKLHYSLYNLYNSKQEQNCQFPTDSSSFIGSSPNNISMICNNDCSGNTSTIILRDGNRALYPMAKDCVGSIKDPQWFDLSPVKTVAMTTISLASSLNSSNQKSKVCMTALLFESQKVMPHILRCDVKNAFAALNRLEKEDRNDILAVLEERCDGARNIFHACTIMCSPTTNKDTDEKKTTNFTGITSRSSPAATSVFSTNVSAVIENASAGASVSNVAPSTSAFPSVSSAMTNTSASSSTREGRTVSLREMMTRLINTDMEQSTSSGGNTASGTANVEESNVYMAPWTIESNTNSSSASINDVVMANSAEEDISKIIAGCSNSSTMKLSSPNYVFDPIQRRENATLILQHMCSSPALRPYLYQLLSSKDAQGQTPFMLAVYSRAYEAGLIILNTILTLSEKDTAMKDAMIFPPGSPPDQSPLHVICYNDTCSFTWTGADHINQNIFECKTCGLTDSLCCCTECARVCHKGHDCKLKRTSPTAYCDCWEKCKCKALIAGNQNKRFALLCKLASCTDLVTKFNSKGESILLFLIQTVGRQAVEQRQYRANARVRNVGGNAGTSSNGSTSARKSSTSIDLDVNMPDHDLEPPKFARRALERLLIDWHAVRAMIMTGAEKCENTPQQPPNSIDGASAENYNIYLQNQNGSTLLDKFTHNIFVKCSSDHLDTLLMTLVREMQNDSVADRMEDAEIVARRFVRSVARVFVIFNMEKFPNPERRKSLSMPHKHIQSCVKVFQTLHKLAIQELCEVSEALIAPVRLGVVRPTAPFISSSNMDNSDDLFSVEPLAPSSTVESVIETSAVHEANSEQAAGFNFQPNYGIDGIALRDASESEETPNREVGANNQDEDILEASRNEEGIQDDESDNEYTFNEPETESDSDDNQSNQDAQRSVQTGATVGSETDIGVLFLEDESGDSSPQEEEGSEDGETDDHDDDEFTYADHQLERRSANSNNRSDLAPQSMQWAIRSRDTARSSVRMPAGSSLVFIDPMALRRSTVPASTAVAAPPQEQHTMATTSSNLARAFGIIVRQISELLSSLAYNIMNEIETSLKIQPEEATQLQEFVEKCLKPTWDWMFSVMDSTEAQLKFGAYLTNYTDPTHPLHPLNLTAQNNTNQQNNSGSSTASSVGINIMASTSRRDFFTYCLSLMRAHTSEHRDALPVLDITALRHIAYVLDGFIYYMRNDTNFYEKNEGIQSSSLHANENDDTDDELSNITSDDPYGDVGGAGSSLNVAGSSGTSRRHVFFARSDSTLSLGCLAPDGFDLPLDVAIPLADKPHLLQPNSKRQDLFANLPLIVSPTENMAHSSGESSSNTLDYPPTKLGFSSYSSRRAAQSSPNTSMEIINTMEDDDIEDDNDDVHNVNQLPKASCSASFRVISDSSSGTGSLESNTGVGGNVYLQLKKKQYADDPKSLPENQEKLDDQDNMDVDSGSVNDIIEKTQTDHSNATQTGVIATRPDVIIVPQKTLRGNESDLMLQSSSTGFSSSSSMVRSVIVRAGGGSNSSLKTQDEASTSQKSKMPFLSIDDSAKNMIMGRSARITSFMFPARGQHFCQKFDSNDSSPSWNFLLGRWKLTLDLFGRVFMDDVGMEHGSVLPELRGFPVKEMRFRRHMEKLRNGQQRDLIFCKLERNRDSLIIQTFKELNTQFGSQNRRVHPPLTFNRVKVTFKDEPGEGSGVARSFYTSISEALLASSKMPNLESVQSGNISGKYGVPFSSILRNRGASSRDGPTLQRRGTGSKILWRTARERKALNYEARPYIPVSNNSDISGDNPNEHLSMHLQQLGERLYPKIYSLNTANASKITGMLLEIPTPQLLSILSSEEMLRQKVNEALDIIAFKQKSESSSSSSSAAQSKKMNPVVLLEPCHVEDNDPLFYMPGKRGFYTPRQGYGSFERINAFRNIGRLIGLCLLQNELLPLFLQRHVLKYILGRKIKFHDLAFFDPFIYESFRQLIQNSQTEDGEEAIIRMELFFVIDLMKEEGGGSVELIPGGREVQVTSQNLFDYIRRYTEYRLIKAQEKALEAIRDGVFDVLPDNCMQSLTAEDLRLLLNGVGDINVTTLISYTTFNDESSEGSDKLLKFKRWFWSIVEKMNTLERQDLVYFWTGSPALPASEEGFQPLPSVTIRPADDTHLPTANTCISRLYIPLYSSKSILRSKLLLAIKSKNFGFV; from the exons actACGGGAAGTTTCTGATAAAGTAAATAAGTTTGGATTTGGAACACATCGTATATTTGAGCAACTTAAAATTCCAGTAAAGGAAGTCGTAATTGGACCAAATCATATTGGCGTCCTATTAGAAGATGGTAAAGCATTTCGTGTTGCATTTTCTATTAATACCGAACGTCTAGATCTAAGTAAAAATGATTCTTCAAAAag TGGCAACAACACTACGAATGCGTCAAATAATTCTAAAGCATCAGCTCCATCATCGTCGCGTCAGTTAGCTCGTTCCCGAGCACGTCTCATGCGAACAACAGGTAGATCAAGTTCTGGTGGTCAGGGATCGGGGTCTAGAAGCACTGGCGTAATAATTGGAGGTAGTTCTTCAAGTCGACCGCTTGTGACAGTTCCAGCCACATATGTTCCTGAAGAACTGATTTCGCAGGCAGAAGTTGTACTTCAAGGAAAAAgtagaaatttaattataagGGAACTACaa cgCACAAATTTAGATGTGAATTTGGCGGTTAATAATTTACTGTCACGTGATGATGAAGATGCCGAGGACACTGAAGAAGGGGGTGATAATTATGTTCCCGAAGATTTAATATCTTTGTTAGATAATGGGTTTCATGGAGACAACAATAGTGTAATAATCGATCCATCTGATGGGCTCTTCACAGAAGAAATATTTAGTAACTATTCAAGCATAAGAAA TTTATTATTTGATCGCATACGTAGCGAACGTAATCAGTCAAATGCGGGGTCTTCCGATAGTAATCAAACTAGAGCATCTGGATCGGGAAGCAATGTTTTAACTGGAGCTAGCAGTTTGTCTGCGCAGATTTCATCAGTTAGTGCAGAAAGAGAAGCTTTCAGTCGTTGGCGAGATCGACAGTGTTATGTACCTCGTCGGTGGCTTAACAAAGATGATTATGTTTGGGATAAAGAAGGAG aTGCAAAAAAGAAGGATCCCTCATCTATGAGTTCCCCGATTTGGATTTCAGAAGAGTTGCAACCGTGGCCggataaaaataatacattaaaatttaaaaagattgcTGCAATATATTCAGAATTTATTGCAATTTCTGATGTTGGAGAACTTCATCAGTGGCGCTGGGCTGACCCAGAACCATATAAATCAGAG gttgaaaatatttttcatcccAAAACTATAACTCTCAATTTAACGGAGAAAATTGAATTGATCTCTGCTAACTTTATTCGTTGCACAGTGGTAACTGAAAGCAATCGGGTCGCAACTTGGATGGATGAACAATTAGGGTATATTGGAGCCAAGTTAGAACATGCTGCTACATCGTTTAGTGAGTTTGTTATGGATCCAATAGTTTCAGTGAATGTTTGTTCCTTGTTTACGGCAGTGCGTACTGAAAATAGCAATGTGTATTGGTGGGGTGTCCTACCTTTCGACCAACGTCGATATTTATGGGAAAAATATCGCAATAAAGCCAAGAAACCTTTTAAGGCTGTTGCCTCGGACATTAGCGTAGGCACTCAGGTTATTATGAAAAAGTGTCCAAAATATCAGACAGGTTCAATTGGATTTACCTGTGCAAATGGCGTTCCCAAGGTTGGTCAGTTGCTCAATTCCGTTTGGGATCCGAATGATTTTTGTAGGTTCAAGATTATTAATGTAACTTCAGTACCATGCAACGACAAAACACAACTATCAGGCACCAGCCCTTCAACAAGTACCGCCACACTTACTTTAGATAAAGAAATTACTAAGCCATTGACGGGACAAAGTTCGAGTTCCTCAAAAAGTAGTTCTTCAAATAAAGAGACTACAGATAGAATCGATATGCCACCACCACCTTCCCCGGCGTCAAGTACATGCAGTGATACAGGAAGTGTAACTTCTCATAAAAGAACTAAACGCATGGCCACCAAAGATGACAACGTCGATGCCAAAAACGATGAAGAACTGTGGCAATTGAAAGATGTTGTATTCGTTGAGGATAAAATTGGTCCAATCGGTAAAGTCCTTAAAGTGGATGGTGAATTTGTTGCCGTTAGATTTCCTGTAACATCGGCACAATCGCCAATGGCTGCTACCACATCTGCGTCTTCTTCAGCAGGAGGAACGGTGCCAACTGAAGGTAAGGAGGACGATTGGCAGCAATGTCGTTTACTTCGGCGTGAAGATGTTCAAGTCTATAAAACAGCGATGACTTCAAGAGGCCCTGATTGGCTCCAAAAGCAgccgaaaaaaataaatattagtcaTGGAAGTGACCCTTCTGCATTCCAGTTACTTTCACTCGCTGTAGACTTGAGGGGCATACATGTTGTAAAGAAGCTCGGTAacaaactacactatagtctttacAACCTTTACAACAgtaaacaagaacaaaattgcCAGTTTCCAACAGACAGTAGCTCCTTCATTGGATCGTCTCCCAACAACATTTCAATGATTTGTAATAATGATTGCAGCGGTAATACTAGTACAATTATACTACGCGATGGTAACCGAGCATTATATCCAATGGCCAAAGATTGTGTTGGTTCAATAAAAGATCCCCAATGGTTTGATCTATCTCCAGTAAAGACGGTGGCAATGACGACAATTTCTTTGGCTTCGTCATTAAACAGCAGTAATCAAAAATCGAAAGTTTGTATGACAGCGCTGTTATTTGAATCGCAAAAAGTGATGCCGCATATTTTGCGTTGTGATGTAAAAAACGCATTTGCAGCTTTGAATCGATTAGAAAAGGAAGATCGAAATGACATCTTAGCTGTTTTAGAAGAACGATGCGATGGAGCTCGGAATATTTTCCACGCATGCACAATTATGTGTTCACCAACTACGAACAAAGACACAGATGAAAAGAAAACCACAAACTTTACGGGTATAACATCGCGTTCATCTCCAGCTGCTACATCTGTATTTTCCACAAATGTTTCCGCTGTTATAGAAAATGCGTCGGCTGGTGCATCAGTCTCTAATGTTGCACCTTCAACATCTGCTTTTCCTAGCGTTTCGTCAGCTATGACTAACACTTCGGCCTCTTCTTCAACGCGTGAGGGCCGTACAGTAAGTTTGCGTGAGATGATGACTCGTTTAATAAACACAGACATGGAGCAATCGACTTCAAGTGGTGGGAATACAGCATCAGGGACAGCAAATGTCGAGGAAAGTAACGTTTATATGGCTCCTTGGACTATAGAATCGAATACTAATTCTTCAAGTGCAAGTATAAACGATGTCGTAATGGCTAATAGTGCGGAAGaggatatttcaaaaattattgcaGGTTGCTCGAATTCAAGTACCATGAAACTTTCTTCGCCAAACTACGTATTCGATCCAATTCAACGACGAGAAAATGCTACTCTTATACTTCAGCACATGTGCTCAAGTCCAGCTCTAAGACCGTATCTCTACCAATTGCTCAGTAGTAAAGACGCCCAGGGACAAACCCCATTTATGTTAGCTGTATATAGCCGCGCTTATGAGGCGGGACTTATAATACTTAACACAATACTAACACTCTCTGAGAAAGACACTGCTATGAAGGATGCAATGATTTTCCCACCAGGTTCTCCACCCGATCAGTCACCATTGCATGTAATATGTTATAACGACACTTGCTCTTTCACTTGGACTGGCGCAGATCATATAAATCAGAATATATTTGAATGCAAAACCTGTGGTCTTACGGATTCACTGTGCTGTTGCACAGAGTGTGCCAGAGTTTGTCATAAAGGACACGATTGTAAATTAAAACGCACATCGCCTACTGCTTACTGCGATTGTTGGGAGAAGTGTAAGTGTAAAGCACTAATAGCAGGCAATCAAAACAAACGATTCGCACTTCTCTGCAAGTTAGCATCCTGCACAGATCTCGTGACAAAGTTCAACTCTAAAGGCGAGTCTATATTGCTATTCCTAATACAAACAGTAGGACGTCAAGCTGTTGAACAGCGTCAATATAGGGCAAATGCTAGAGTACGCAATGTTGGAGGAAATGCTGGAACCTCTAGCAATGGAAGCACATCAGCACGTAAGTCATCGACTTCTATAGATTTGGATGTCAATATGCCGGATCATGATCTCGAGCCACCAAAATTTGCGCGACGAGCTTTAGAGCGTTTGCTAATTGATTGGCATGCTGTTCGTGCAATGATAATGACTGGAGCGGAAAAATGCGAAAATACACCTCAACAACCACCAAATTCAATTGATGGTGCTAGTGCTGAAAACTATAACATTTACTTGCAAAATCAAAACGGGTCCACTTTACTCGATAAATTTACGCACAACATATTTGTCAAATGTTCATCCGATCATCTTGATACTTTGCTTATGACTCTTGTACGTGAAATGCAAAATGATTCTGTAGCTGATCGCATGGAGGATGCCGAGATTGTAGCTCGTCGTTTTGTGCGATCTGTAGCACGTGTATTTGTTATATTCAATATGGAAAAGTTTCCGAATCCCGAACGTCGCAAATCATTGTCAATGCCACACAAGCACATCCAAAGTTGCGTAAAAGTATTTCAGACATTGCACAAACTTGCCATTCAGGAATTGTGCGAAGTATCAGAAGCCCTCATTGCACCAGTGCGATTAGGTGTTGTGCGACCAACTGCTCCTTTTATATCGTCTTCGAATATGGAT aaTTCTGATGACTTGTTTAGTGTGGAACCATTAGCTCCGTCATCGACCGTCGAATCAGTTATCGAAACATCTGCAGTCCATGAAGCAAACAGTGAGCAAGCAGCAGGATTCAATTTCCAACCGAACTATGGCATTGATGGGATTG CTTTGCGCGATGCATCTGAAAGTGAAGAAACTCCTAATAGAGAGGTTGGAGCTAACAATCAAGATGAGGATATTTTAGAAGCAAGTCGTAATGAAGAAGGAATTCAAGATGACGAAAGTGATAACGAATATACGTTTAATGAACCGGAAACTGAGTCAGATTCAGACGATAATCAAAGTAATCAAGATGCACAAAGAAGTGTACAAACCGGTGCTACAGTTGGATCTGAAACAG ATATTGGCGTTCTTTTCCTTGAAGACGAATCAGGTGACTCGTCGCCTCAAGAAGAAGAGGGTTCCGAAGATGGGGAAACAGATGATCATGACGATGATGAATTTACTTATGCCGATCATCAGTTAGAACGTCGTAGCGCTAACTCTAATAATCGTAGTGATTTAGCTCCACAATCAATGCAATGGGCAATACGAAGTCGCGACACAGCCCGGTCTTCTGTTCGAATGCCAGCAGGTTCCAGTTTAGTGTTTATAGATCCAATGGCATTGCGCCGTTCCACGGTACCAGCAAGTACGGCCGTAGCAGCACCTCCACAAGAACAGCATACTATGGCAACAACATCCAGCAATTTAGCACGTGCATTTGGAATAATAGTACGTCAAATTTCTGAACTCTTGAGTAGTTTGGCGTATAATATTATGAATGAAATTGAAACCTCCTTGAAGATTCAACCCGAAGAAGCCACACAATTGCAG gaatttgtggaaaaatgtttaaaacctaCCTGGGATTGGATGTTTTCTGTAATGGATAGCACTGAAGCTCAACTCAAGTTTGGAGCATATTTAACTAATTATACCGATCCTACACATCCTCTTCATCCATTAAATTTGACTGCACAGAATAACacaaatcaacaaaataatagCGGAAGCAGTACTGCATCTTCTGTAGGGATTAATATCATgg CTTCAACCTCTCGGCGAGACTTTTTCACATACTGCTTGTCTCTCATGAGAGCTCATACGTCCGAACACCGTGATGCTCTTCCGGTTTTGGATATAACAGCGTTGCGTCATATTGCTTACGTATTGGAtggatttatttattatatgcgAAATGATACAAATTTCTATGAGAAAAATGAAGGAATACAAAGTAGCTCCCTTCATGCAAATGAAAATGATGATACTGACGATGAACTGTCAAATATAACAAGTGACGATCCGTATGGAGATGTTGGGGGAGCAGGTTCATCGCTTAATGTTGCAGGATCATCGGGAACATCCAGACGTCATGTATTTTTCGCAAGATCTGATTCAACCTTGAGTCTCGGTTGCTTAGCTCCTGATGGATTTGATTTGCCACTTGATGTCGCTATACCATTGGCTGACAAACCTCATCTTTTGCAACCAAATTCTAAAAGACAGGACTTGTTTGCCAATCTACCTTTAATTGTGTCACCTACAGAAAATATGGCTCATTCTAGTGGCGAATCATCGTCAAATACACTTGACTATCCTCCAACGAAACTAGGATTTTCCTCGTACAGTTCTCGCCGAGCTGCTCAGAGTTCTCCAAATACGTCTATGGAAATCATTAACACAATGGAGGATGATGACATTGAAGATGATAATGACGATGTCCACAATGTAAATCAGTTACCTAAAGCGTCATGTTCGGCGAGTTTTCGCGTTATTTCGGATTCATCGTCAGGTACGGGTTCTCTTGAGTCCAACACTGGTGTAGGAGGAAATGTTTACttgcaattaaaaaagaaacaatatgcAGACGATCCTAAATCGTTGCCAGAGAATCAAGAAAAATTGGATGATCAAGATAATATGGATGTAGACAGTGGCAGTGTTAATGATATAATTGAAAAAACACAGACCGATCATTCAAACGCGACCCAGACTGGTGTTATTGCTACAAGGCCCGATGTTATAATAGTGCCCCAAAAAACACTACGTGGCAATGAATCCGATTTAATGTTACAATCAAGCAGCACAGGATTTTCGTCATCGTCATCAATGGTTCGAAGTGTTATAGTACGAGCTGGTGGTGGAAGTAATTCCTCATTAAAAACTCAAGACGAAGCGTCTACTTCTCAAAAATCTAAAATGCCATTCTTATCAATAGATGATTCAGCGAAAAATATGATAATGGGTCGTTCGGCAAGAATAACATCATTCATGTTCCCCGCTCGAGGTCAACACTTCTGCCAGAAGTTCGATTCAAACGATTCATCTCCCTCGTGGAACTTTTTGCTCGGTCGTTGGAAACTTACTCTAGATCTATTTGGGAGAGTCTTCATGGATGATGTGGGCATGGAACATGGTTCGGTTTTACCTGAGCTACGTGGTTTTCCTGTAAAAGAAATGCGATTCAGACGTCATATGGAAAAACTACGTAATGGACAACAACGAGATTTAATCTTTTGTAAATTGGAACGCAATCGTGATAGTTTAATAATTCAAACATTCAAGGAATTAAATACTCAATTTGGCAGTCAGAACAGAAGAGTTCATCCTCCGTTAACATTTAATCGAGTCAAAGTGACATTCAAAGATGAGCCTGGTGAAGGCTCTGGAGTTGCGCGTAGTTTTTACACTTCCATATCGGAGGCTCTTCTAGCTAGTTCGAAAATGCCAAATTTAGAATCTGTGCAAAGTGGAAATATAAGCGGCAAGTACGGTGTTCCCTTTTCAAGTATTTTACGCAACCGTGGAGCATCAAGTCGTGATGGTCCCACATTACAAAGGCGTGGTACTGGTAGCAAGATTCTATGGCGTACAGCTCGTGAGAGAAAAGCTCTAAATTATGAAGCTAGACCCTATATTCCTGTATCGAATAATTcag ATATTTCTGGGGATAATCCTAATGAACACTTGTCAATGCATTTACAGCAGCTTGGAGAGCGTCTCTATCCAAAG ATCTATTCCTTGAATACTGCAAATGCTTCCAAAATAACCGGTATGCTATTGGAAATTCCAACCCCTCAACTACTATCGATCTTGTCATCGGAAGAAATGTTGCGTCAAAAAGTAAATGAAGCTCTGGATATTATAGCATTTAAACAAAAGTCAGAATCAAGCAGCTCATCATCCTCAGCTGCTCAGTCGAAAAAAATGAATCCGGTTGTGCTACTGGAGCCATGTCACGTAGAAGACAACGATCCACTTTTCTATATGCCAGGAAAACGAGGTTTTTATACTCCCCGTCAAGGTTATGGCTCATTTGAACGGATAAATGCATTCAGAAATATTGGAAG ACTTATTGGACTTTGTCTACTACAGAATGAATTGTTACCATTATTCTTGCAACGAcatgtattaaaatatattcttggtcgaaaaattaaatttcacgaTTTGGCATTTTTCGATCCATTTATATATGAGTCATTTAGACAACTCATTCAAAATTCTCAGACCGAAGATGGTGAAGAGGCTATAATAAGAATGGAGCTATTTTTTGT GATCGATTTAATGAAGGAAGAAGGCGGTGGAAGTGTTGAGTTAATACCAGGAGGTAGGGAAGTTCAAGTCACATCGCAAAATTTGTTTGACTATATCAGACGCTACACGGAATATAGATTAATAAAAGCCCAAGAAAAAGCGCTAGAG GCCATCCGAGATGGAGTTTTCGACGTTTTGCCAGATAATTGCATGCAGAGTTTGACAGCGGAGGATTTGCGTTTGCTCTTGAATGGCGTCGGAGACATTAATGTTACAACACTGATATCATATACAACATTTAATGATGAATCGAGTGAGGGTTCGgataaacttttgaaatttaaacgCTGGTTCTGGAGTATTGTCGAGAAAATGAACACATTGGAACGACAGGATTTG GTCTACTTTTGGACGGGATCTCCTGCTTTGCCGGCTTCTGAAGAAGGTTTTCAACCCTTGCCATCTGTTACAATACGACCAGCGGATGATACCCATTTGCCAACAGCAAACACATGTATATCCAGACTATATATACCCCTCTATTCAAGCAAGTCAATATTGCGTAGCAAGTTGCTATTGGCTATAAAATCCAAGAACTTTGGTTTTGTATAA